A single region of the Lotus japonicus ecotype B-129 chromosome 4, LjGifu_v1.2 genome encodes:
- the LOC130710923 gene encoding heavy metal-associated isoprenylated plant protein 32-like, with protein MSKEEFLKIQKCVLKVNIHCDGCKQKVKKILQKIDGVFTTEIDAEQGKVTVSGNVDPNVLIKKLAKSGKHAELWGPPKANNNNNNNQNNHNQNLVNQLKNMQIDHGKGGGNNQPKGGGGGQNQKGGGGGGNNQQQQLPKGGGGQQGPTQQQIQQHLQQLQQMKRLQDLNLPQLKPQQQQHPNQNPHNMITKQVKFEDDDDFSDDELDEFDDEDDDDEFDDECDDDEMDDLPPMKMKPQGQPPPGNAQAMLNAMMNGKHPQFMNPQMGGNNGGGGNGKKGGGGGGGGPVPVQVHGMGGGNDGKNGGKKGGGGGGGGGGGGNNPNPNGGNKNNGGGKNGGMPEGKNGKNGGGNSNNNGGGGGKKGNPMQMGDGAAAAVQAMKNSGFHQSMGGGGGGGGSGGRPGMPGGNVGPMSMAMNHPQTGNIPAVQGLPAAAVNGGGYFQGGAGPDVMPGNPYQQQLQQQQQQMQQQQYMAAMMNQQRAMAAGGGGGGGIQQPMMYARPPPAVNYMYPPPYTYPPQDPYTHFFSDENTSSCNVM; from the exons ATGAGTAAAGAAGAATTTTTGAAGATACAG AAATGTGTTCTTAAAGTGAACATACACTGTGATGGGTGTAAGCAGAAAGTGAAGAAAATCCTGCAGAAAATTGATG GGGTGTTTACTACTGAGATAGATGCAGAACAGGGGAAGGTCACAGTTTCAGGGAATGTGGACCCAAATGTTCTCATCAAGAAGCTTGCAAAATCAGGGAAACATGCAGAGCTTTGGGGTCCTCCCAAAgctaacaacaacaacaataataatcaaaataatcaCAACCAGAATCTGGTTAACCAGTTGAAGAACATGCAAATTGACCATGGCAAAGGTGGTGGTAACAACCAACctaagggtggtggtggtggtcagaatcagaagggtggtggtggtggtggtaacaACCAGCAACAGCAGCTGCCTAAGGGAGGAGGTGGTCAGCAAGGGCCAACTCAGCAGCAGATTCAGCAGCACCTGCAGCAACTTCAGCAGATGAAGAGGCTCCAAGATCTGAATCTGCCTCAATTGAAACCCCAGCAACAGCAGCATCCCAATCAGAATCCCCACAACATGATCACTAAACAAGTCaaatttgaagatgatgatgacttctctGATGACGAGTTAGATGaatttgatgatgaagatgatgacgatGAGTTTGATGATGAgtgtgatgatgatgaaatgGATGATCTTCCTCCAATGAAGATGAAGCCACAGGGGCAGCCACCTCCAGGGAACGCTCAAGCGATGTTGAATGCTATGATGAATGGTAAACACCCACAGTTCATGAACCCTCAGATGGGTGGGAACAATGGCGGTGGAGGAAATGGGAAGaaaggtggtggaggtggtggtggtggaccgGTCCCTGTTCAAGTACATGGCATGGGTGGAGGCAATGATGGTAAGAATGGAGGGAAGaaaggtggtggcggcggcggcggcggcggcggtggaggTAACAATCCGAATCCGAATGGAGGTAACAAGAATAATGGTGGTGGCAAAAATGGTGGTATGCCAGAGGGTAAAAATGGCAAGAATGGTGGTGGGAACAGCAataacaatggtggtggtgggggtaAAAAGGGAAATCCAATGCAAATGGGTGATGGTGCTGCTGCAGCAGTTCAAGCAATGAAAAACAGTGGATTCCACCAAAGCAtgggtggaggaggtggtggtggtggaagtgggGGTCGGCCTGGCATGCCAGGAGGCAATGTAGGGCCCATGAGCATGGCAATGAACCACCCACAAACGGGTAACATCCCAGCCGTACAAGGTCTGCCGGCAGCTGCCGTGAACGGCGGTGGATACTTCCAAGGTGGTGCTGGTCCCGATGTGATGCCTGGAAATCCCTACCAACAACAActacagcaacaacaacagcagATGCAGCAGCAACAGTACATGGCAGCCATGATGAACCAGCAAAGAGCAATGGCAgctggaggaggaggaggaggaggtatCCAACAACCGATGATGTACGCGCGGCCACCTCCGGCCGTCAATTACATGTACCCTCCTCCTTACACTTACCCTCCTCAAGACCCCTACACCCACTTTTTCAGTGATGAGAACACTTCAAGCTGCAATGTCATGTGA
- the LOC130713325 gene encoding uncharacterized protein LOC130713325: protein MEVESEGSGEPQTGAPIAGKPPEHLGRKPTFKEKVLGTKQIHETEEFVNLVKTGIMRMEFVEDNTSFPMFSIEPSTYREICKPWEDCLVVKLLGKSIGYGALCDKLRTMWKLSGGYEVRDVHHGYFLVKFDNAEDKGRAISGAPWLIYDHYLAVKPWTPDFVAANSRISTTLVWIRIPGLGFQFYNKNILLTLASAVGTPIKVDLNTHDMQRGKYARICVEIDLTKPVLGVVGLEGTWYNIEYEGLHLLCRRCGCYGHLARNCTTPQREENTSPMAAQATNAAAHLQGDAADTSTLRVAVDKGLGAVGQSQMAAEETLDAIGQTAMDTSATPAVTPAAIPAKPAIKCPEHAHGEWLVVEKRKKKLNGNLNVNQKKSAEIKSNFMSASNKGIKQSTGEPIKGTKKGMKSKTAGDKSGTEKIPLLVPLQFTTGSTVHDGNNSHATIVQRKKRMRKESTLNYVATPTVESHSTLTMSAGGTPIFMAADGTRSTVPLVAKGGNRYQMLSQEEDQQEKQPLRKDTMTGPTPFDPGEVKGVRNGP, encoded by the coding sequence ATGGAGGTAGAGAGCGAAGGTTCTGGTGAGCCACAAACTGGTGCCCCTATCGCCGGTAAGCCGCCAGAACACCTAGGGAGAAAACCTACTTTCAAGGAAAAGGTACTTGGGACTAAACAGATACATGAGACGGAGGAGTTTGTCAATCTTGTGAAGACAGGAATCATGAGAATGGAGTTTGTGGAAGATAACACATCCTTCCCCATGTTTTCCATAGAGCCCAGTACGTACAGGGAGATATGCAAACCCTGGGAAGACTGTTTAGTGGTTAAACTGCTTGGTAAGAGTATTGGATATGGCGCACTATGCGACAAGTTGAGGACTATGTGGAAGCTGTCAGGGGGCTATGAGGTACGCGATGTCCACCACGGGTACTTCCTAGTGAAATTTGACAATGCAGAAGACAAGGGAAGAGCCATATCTGGTGCTCCATGGCTAATCTATGATCACTATCTTGCCGTCAAGCCATGGACGCCGGATTTTGTCGCAGCAAATTCAAGGATTAGCACAACACTGGTTTGGATCCGTATTCCAGGGCTAGGATTCCAATTCTACAACAAGAACATCCTGCTCACGCTAGCCTCAGCGGTGGGTACTCCTATCAAGGTGGACTTGAATACGCATGATATGCAGCGGGGCAAGTATGCACGTATATGTGTGGAGATTGATCTCACCAAACCTGTCCTAGGAGTCGTCGGCCTTGAAGGAACGTGGTATAACATCGAATATGAAGGCCTTCATTTGTTGTGCCGGAGGTGTGGGTGTTATGGACACCTTGCTCGCAATTGCACCACGCCACAGAGGGAAGAGAACACGAGCCCGATGGCTGCCCAGGCAACAAACGCTGCTGCTCACCTGCAAGGAGATGCCGCAGACACTTCGACGCTGCGGGTGGCGGTGGATAAAGGCCTAGGAGCGGTAGGGCAATCACAGATGGCGGCGGAGGAAACCCTAGACGCAATAGGGCAAACAGCTATGGATACGTCAGCAACTCCAGCGGTTACTCCTGCCGCAATTCCCGCGAAACCCGCAATCAAATGCCCTGAACATGCGCATGGTGAGTGGCTGGTGGTTGAGAAGCGGAAGAAGAAATTGAATGGCAATTTGAATGTCAATCAAAAGAAATCTGCAGAGATTAAGAGCAACTTTATGTCAGCTTCCAATAAGGGAATTAAGCAGTCAACAGGGGAGCCAATTAAGGGGACCAAAAAGGGAATGAAATCCAAAACGGCAGGAGACAAATCCGGGACAGAGAAAATTCCCTTACTGGTGCCTTTGCAATTTACTACGGGCTCAACAGTACATGATGGAAATAATAGCCATGCAACAATTGTTCAGCGTAAAAAGAGAATGAGGAAGGAGTCAACGCTAAACTATGTGGCTACACCAACAGTGGAGTCTCATTCCACACTGACCATGTCCGCTGGAGGCACACCAATCTTCATGGCGGCGGACGGAACTCGCTCTACCGTACCGTTGGTCGCGAAGGGCGGAAATAGATACCAGATGTTGTCTCAAGAGGAGGACCAACAAGAGAAACAACCTCTCAGGAAGGATACCATGACAGGGCCTACACCTTTTGACCCAGGGGAAGTTAAAGGCGTGCGCAATGGACCATGA
- the LOC130713326 gene encoding uncharacterized protein LOC130713326 — MDSTTFNIIAWNIRGGVGARGRRRMNDLLQSYHPSLVTVCETHCKFERVASIWRQQGYELIREVEARGHSGGIWILAPLSRAFDVVFMEECDQAISVNVNINGKRWMLSALYASPNPIKRLELWYYLSGLRGRCTLPWLALGDLNEVCSPSEVIGGDFSTSRATNMLNMMEECNFIDLGFTGPKFTWERRVNGRRIVAKRLDRALGDVAWRMMYSEAYVEHLARVYSDHSPLIQQTVPERLRKVQEAASDFNRTVFGNIHKRKRRVERRLLGIQREMDWRGSEALVRLERNLQKEYGDILYQEEMLWYQKSRENWVRRNHIMENQTPTISLAARDLLNAPVSLEEVRSAIMSMHSFKAPGVDGFQAFFYKKYWHILGEDIHYMVASAFQNGGADPELLETLLVLIPKVDNPVRLKEMRPISLCNVSYKIITKVLVNRIRPLLHDLVHPLQGSFIPGRGTRDNIILAQEVMHTIHTQKKGRGLVAIKIDLEKAYDRVSWDFLRATLYDFGFPPRLVDLIMWGVKCPKLSILWNGSKLPSFAPQRGLRQGDPLSPYLFVLCMERLAIQIQKLVTQGTWKPVRITKDGVGISHLFFADDVLLFCQASKEQLQLVNNTLKEFCEASGMKVNLDKSRMLFSKAVDHQRQINLSHIAGISRASDLGKYLGIPLLKGRVTKAHFAFLIGKMSSRLTSWKNNLLNRAGRVCLAKSVLTSIPVHAMQSLWLPDSVCDHLDKLVRKCVWGRGDNARSWNLVSWTELTKPKGRGGLGIRGARANNEALLGKLVHSMLNERDKLWVQCLSTKYLHSGSILVEPQRLGTSYVWRGILKARDAVAQGFGVKLGAGTSSLWYSNWLGTGTLASRLPFVHITDTPLTVADVWREGQWNLDVLYTMIPDAIKEEIHGIPIPTTRTGDEKILWREAPDGRYTTSSAYNWLIDDDSHDSRFWKILWRAHAPERVRFFLWLAGKEALPTNSKRFRCHLAPSATCMRCGASTEDVEHVLRRCPGAAWVWSRFTGTITGVPAAMHFRGWLFAHLQVNQNALFCAIVWNLWKWRNSFVFDQAPWTHGEVLQRIQRDVQEFHRWGKTTTRTSASASAVLGSDCVLLHTDGSWRGDIDNMGGGGVLRDRHGRWLSGFSMALGTGNAFQAELAALHRGLVHTWELGHRTIICHVDCLVLQQVILNNSDVQDHWHGQEISMVRALLARDWDVTLSYVPRDRNVVADALAKLAVQEGWDWKVWSLPPTSVVPLLCHDIVS, encoded by the exons ATGGACAGTACAACCTTTAACATAATCGCATGGAACATTAGAGGTGGCGTTGGAGCCCGTGGCCGCAGGAGGATGAATGACTTACTGCAAAGCTATCACCCTTCTTTGGTAACTGTATGCGAAACACACTGCAAGTTTGAACGCGTAGCTAGTATCTGGAGACAGCAAGGATATGAGTTAATCCGCGAGGTAGAGGCTCGAGGGCATAGTGGCGGCATATGGATTCTTGCCCCACTCAGCAGAGCCTTTGATGTGGTTTTCATGGAGGAGTGTGACCAAGCTATATCTGTTAACGTCAATATTAATGGAAAGAGATGGATGTTGTCAGCTCTGTACGCAAGCCCAAACCCTATCAAGCGGCTTGAACTCTGGTACTATCTGTCGGGCTTGAGGGGTCGTTGCACGCTCCCTTGGTTGGCGCTGGGAGATTTGAACGAGGTCTGTTCCCCTTCGGAGGTGATCGGTGGTGATTTCTCCACATCGCGAGCCACAAATATGTTGAATATGATGGAGGAATGTAACTTTATTGACTTGGGCTTCACGGGACCAAAGTTTACCTGGGAACGCCGTGTGAATGGGAGACGGATAGTTGCAAAAAGATTGGATAGGGCACTCGGGGATGTAGCTTGGCGAATGATGTATTCTGAGGCATACGTTGAACACTTGGCTAGAGTGTATTCTGATCACTCTCCCTTGATT CAGCAAACCGTGCCTGAGAGGCTTCGTAAGGTGCAAGAAGCGGCAAGTGACTTTAACAGAACGGTGTTTGGTAATATTCACAAGCGGAAAAGAAGGGTAGAAAGGCGACTTTTGGGAATCCAGCGAGAAATGGATTGGAGAGGTTCAGAAGCTCTAGTTAGATTGGAGAGGAACCTTCAGAAAGAGTATGGGGATATTTTGTATCAGGAGGAGATGTTGTGGTACCAAAAATCCAGGGAGAACTGG GTACGAAGAAACCATATTATGGAGAACCAAACACCTACTATATCATTGGCGGCTCGTGACTTGCTAAACGCACCAGTTTCCTTGGAGGAGGTACGGAGCGCTATTATGTCCATGCATTCCTTTAAAGCGCCTGGAGTGGATGGCTTCCAAGCTTTTTTCTACAAAAAATATTGGCACATCCTGGGAGAGGATATTCATTATATGGTGGCCTCAGCGTTTCAGAATGGCGGAGCTGATCCTGAGTTACTTGAAACTCTCCTCGTTCTTATCCCGAAGGTTGACAACCCGGTACGCCTCAAGGAGATGAGACCAATCAGCTTATGTAATGTCTCCTATAAGATAATTACTAAGGTCTTGGTCAATAGAATTCGGCCTCTCCTTCATGATCTAGTGCACCCGCTGCAAGGTAGCTTCATTCCTGGCCGAGGTACAAGAGATAATATTATTCTAGCTCAAGAGGTGATGCACACCATCCACACTCAGAAGAAGGGACGTGGTCTTGTAGCCATAAAGATTGATTTGGAGAAAGCTTATGATAGAGTCAGTTGGGACTTTCTACGAGCCACACTCTATGACTTTGGATTTCCACCTCGACTTGTGGATCTAATCATGTGGGGAGTGAAATGTCCTAAACTATCTATCCTATGGAATGGCTCCAAGCTTCCCTCTTTCGCTCCTCAGAGAGGGCTTAGGCAAGGAGACCCACTTTCCCCATATTTGTTTGTCCTTTGTATGGAGAGATTAGCGATTCAGATTCAGAAGTTGGTAACACAGGGTACTTGGAAACCGGTGCGGATAACCAAGGATGGCGTGGGCATCTCTCACCTATTCTTTGCGGATGATGTATTGTTGTTTTGCCAAGCCTCCAAGGAGCAACTACAACTGGTTAATAACACCTTGAAGGAGTTTTGTGAAGCATCAGGAATGAAGGTAAATCTTGATAAGTCAAGAATGCTTTTTTCGAAAGCTGTGGACCATCAGAGGCAAATAAATCTCTCTCATATTGCTGGTATCTCTAGAGCTAGTGATCTGGGGAAGTATCTTGGAATCCCTCTACTCAAGGGTCGAGTAACAAAAGCGCACTTTGCTTTTCTAATTGGTAAGATGAGTTCAAGACTGACATCTTGGAAGAATAACCTTCTTAATCGAGCAGGACGGGTATGTCTAGCAAAATCAGTCCTCACCTCTATACCTGTACATGCTATGCAGTCCCTTTGGTTACCTGATTCAGTTTGTGATCATTTGGACAAACTGGTCCGCAAGTGTGTGTGGGGGAGAGGGGATAATGCTAGAAGTTGGAATTTAGTGTCTTGGACAGAATTAACCAAGCCAAAGGGCAGAGGAGGGCTAGGAATCAGAGGTGCGAGAGCGAACAATGAGGCTTTATTGGGGAAGCTAGTTCATAGCATGCTGAATGAGCGTGACAAACTCTGGGTACAATGTTTAAGCACGAAATACTTGCACTCTGGCTCAATTCTAGTAGAACCGCAAAGACTAGGCACATCATATGTCTGGCGTGGCATCCTGAAGGCTCGAGACGCAGTAGCTCAAGGGTTTGGTGTGAAATTGGGAGCTGGAACTTCATCCTTGTGGTACTCAAACTGGCTGGGCACAGGGACACTTGCAAGCAGGTTACCGTTCGTTCACATTACGGATACACCACTTACGGTAGCAGATGTGTGGCGTGAGGGACAGTGGAATCTTGATGTTCTTTACACAATGATACCTGATGCCATCAAGGAGGAAATTCATGGGATTCCTATACCTACCACAAGAACAGGAGACGAAAAGATACTTTGGCGCGAGGCACCAGATGGTCGTTACACCACTAGCTCAGCATATAACTGGTTAATTGATGATGATAGTCATGACTCTCGGTTCTGGAAAATCCTTTGGCGGGCGCATGCCCCAGAGCGGGTACGGTTCTTTCTATGGCTCGCAGGAAAAGAAGCTCTACCTACAAACAGTAAGCGCTTTCGCTGCCACCTTGCGCCCTCGGCAACGTGTATGAGATGTGGAGCTAGCACTGAAGACGTTGAGCATGTCCTTCGCAGATGTCCTGGTGCGGCGTGGGTTTGGAGCAGGTTTACCGGAACAATCACGGGGGTCCCAGCAGCCATGCACTTTCGGGGGTGGCTCTTTGCACACTTACAAGTGAACCAGAATGCCTTGTTTTGTGCCATAGTGTGGAACCTTTGGAAGTGGAGGAATAGTTTTGTCTTTGATCAAGCACCATGGACGCATGGAGAGGTTTTGCAACGGATACAACGTGATGTGCAAGAGTTTCACCGATGGGGAAAGACTACGACAAGAACATCTGCTTCAGCCTCAGCTGTCCTTGGGAGTGATTGTGTGCTACTCCACACTGATGGCAGCTGGCGGGGGGATATCGACAACATGGGTGGTGGCGGGGTTCTCCGAGACAGACATGGTCGATGGCTCTCGGGTTTCTCCATGGCTTTGGGGACTGGAAACGCGTTCCAGGCGGAACTCGCAGCGCTCCACCGAGGGCTAGTTCACACCTGGGAACTTGGACACCGGACGATTATTTGCCATGTGGATTGCTTGGTATTACAGCAAGTGATACTCAACAATAGTGATGTGCAAGATCACTGGCATGGCCAGGAAATCAGCATGGTTAGAGCCTTGCTTGCTAGGGATTGGGATGTCACGCTTAGTTATGTGCCCCGGGATCGGAATGTGGTTGCGGATGCACTGGCAAAGCTTGCGGTTCAGGAAGGCTGGGATTGGAAAGTTTGGAGCCTCCCCCCGACATCGGTGGTGCCTTTACTTTGCCATGATATAGTTTCTTAG
- the LOC130715780 gene encoding dual specificity protein phosphatase 1-like isoform X1 produces MATTSETHESIKEKAIALLRAMNATRILKEDDTPCKIHEGLFLGSIGTANNKDALKKVNVTHVLTVAGKLAPPHPGDFVYKTIDVADREDVNLKKYFHKCFDFINEAKSQGGAVLVHCYAGRSRSVTIIVAYLMKTLGMSLSEALKHVKSKRPQAAPNSGFMRQLEDFEKSLQGASKLHYFCFKCLSREHDGDSLEKEV; encoded by the exons ATGGCGACAACCTCAGAAACCCATGAATCAATAAAGGAAAAAGCGATTGCTCTTTTGCGTGCCATGAACGCTACCAGAATCCTCAAAGAGGACGATACTCCTTGCAAAATTCACGAG GGTCTCTTTTTGGGTTCGATTGGCACAGCTAACAACAAGGATGCTTTGAAAAAGGTCAATGTTACTCACGTTTTGACAGTGGCTGGTAAATTGGCACCTCCACATCCTGGGGATTTTGTCTACAAAACTATTGATG TTGCTGACAGAGAAGATGTcaacttaaaaaaatatttccaCAAGTGTTTTGATTTCATTAATGAAGCCAAAAGTCAAGGTGGAGCTGTTCTGGTTCATTGTTATGCTGGAAGATCAAGGAG TGTTACAATCATTGTGGCATATCTGATGAAGACTCTTGGAATGAGTTTATCTGAAGCTTTGAAACATGTAAAGAGTAAACGACCCCAAGCAGCGCCCAACTCTGGTTTCATGCGTCAGCTGGAGGACTTCGAAAAATCTCTTCAAGGTGCCTCTAAATTGCATTATTTTTGTTTCAAG TGTCTGAGTAGAGAACATGATGGTGATTCATTAGAAAAGGAAGTGTAG
- the LOC130715780 gene encoding dual specificity protein phosphatase 1-like isoform X2 — protein sequence MATTSETHESIKEKAIALLRAMNATRILKEDDTPCKIHEGLFLGSIGTANNKDALKKVNVTHVLTVAGKLAPPHPGDFVYKTIDVADREDVNLKKYFHKCFDFINEAKSQGGAVLVHCYAGRSRSVTIIVAYLMKTLGMSLSEALKHVKSKRPQAAPNSGFMRQLEDFEKSLQVSE from the exons ATGGCGACAACCTCAGAAACCCATGAATCAATAAAGGAAAAAGCGATTGCTCTTTTGCGTGCCATGAACGCTACCAGAATCCTCAAAGAGGACGATACTCCTTGCAAAATTCACGAG GGTCTCTTTTTGGGTTCGATTGGCACAGCTAACAACAAGGATGCTTTGAAAAAGGTCAATGTTACTCACGTTTTGACAGTGGCTGGTAAATTGGCACCTCCACATCCTGGGGATTTTGTCTACAAAACTATTGATG TTGCTGACAGAGAAGATGTcaacttaaaaaaatatttccaCAAGTGTTTTGATTTCATTAATGAAGCCAAAAGTCAAGGTGGAGCTGTTCTGGTTCATTGTTATGCTGGAAGATCAAGGAG TGTTACAATCATTGTGGCATATCTGATGAAGACTCTTGGAATGAGTTTATCTGAAGCTTTGAAACATGTAAAGAGTAAACGACCCCAAGCAGCGCCCAACTCTGGTTTCATGCGTCAGCTGGAGGACTTCGAAAAATCTCTTCAAG TGTCTGAGTAG
- the LOC130711855 gene encoding uncharacterized protein LOC130711855 isoform X4 — MPPITSPDTVNDFASYSAAIGNHSKNQHILSLMLRAPLIPSWIFCSSTFVRLGWAHLCVSVFCDSNTRGITTAFPVKRLFCKLHYHIYGSELKCFFRLKCGFELSFNICSLHYISKFSPRVRLHYEKRKMKTQQTPAIYPPMLASGLFKQAF, encoded by the exons ATGCCCCCTATAACATCGCCGGATACCGTTAACGATTTCGCCAGTTATTCCGCTGCAATTGGGAATCACTCTAAGAACCAACACA TTCTGTCGCTTATGTTACGGGCACCACTGATTCCGTCTTGGATTTTTTGCTCCTCCACTTTTGTGCGCCTTGGCTGGGCTCATCTGTGTGTTAG TGTGTTCTGTGACAGCAACACAAGAGGTATCACCACAGCTTTTCCTGTTAAGCGCCTCTTCTGTAAG CTCCACTACCATATATATGGTTCTGAGCTCAAGTGTTTCTTTAGGCTCAAGTGTGGTTTTGAGCTCAGTTTCAACATATGCTCTCTTCACTACATCTCCAAGTTCAGTCCAAGAGTCAGGCTACATTATGAAAAAAGAAAG ATGAAAACTCAACAAACACCGGCAATTTATCCACCCATGTTAGCTTCGGGACTATTTAAGCAAG CATTTTGA
- the LOC130711855 gene encoding uncharacterized protein LOC130711855 isoform X1 — protein MPPITSPDTVNDFASYSAAIGNHSKNQHILSLMLRAPLIPSWIFCSSTFVRLGWAHLCVSVFCDSNTRGITTAFPVKRLFCKLHYHIYGSELKCFFRLKCGFELSFNICSLHYISKFSPRVRLHYEKRKVLIPEMKTQQTPAIYPPMLASGLFKQGNPFEKVTLNLLQRKASSRHCHERKEKGCF, from the exons ATGCCCCCTATAACATCGCCGGATACCGTTAACGATTTCGCCAGTTATTCCGCTGCAATTGGGAATCACTCTAAGAACCAACACA TTCTGTCGCTTATGTTACGGGCACCACTGATTCCGTCTTGGATTTTTTGCTCCTCCACTTTTGTGCGCCTTGGCTGGGCTCATCTGTGTGTTAG TGTGTTCTGTGACAGCAACACAAGAGGTATCACCACAGCTTTTCCTGTTAAGCGCCTCTTCTGTAAG CTCCACTACCATATATATGGTTCTGAGCTCAAGTGTTTCTTTAGGCTCAAGTGTGGTTTTGAGCTCAGTTTCAACATATGCTCTCTTCACTACATCTCCAAGTTCAGTCCAAGAGTCAGGCTACATTATGAAAAAAGAAAGGTACTAATACCTGAG ATGAAAACTCAACAAACACCGGCAATTTATCCACCCATGTTAGCTTCGGGACTATTTAAGCAAG GAAACCCATTCGAGAAAGTGACTTTGAATCTGCTACAGAGAAAAGCCAGCAGTCGCCATTGtcatgaaagaaaagaaaagggatGCTTCTAA
- the LOC130711855 gene encoding uncharacterized protein LOC130711855 isoform X2, which translates to MPPITSPDTVNDFASYSAAIGNHSKNQHILSLMLRAPLIPSWIFCSSTFVRLGWAHLCVSVFCDSNTRGITTAFPVKRLFCKLHYHIYGSELKCFFRLKCGFELSFNICSLHYISKFSPRVRLHYEKRKMKTQQTPAIYPPMLASGLFKQGNPFEKVTLNLLQRKASSRHCHERKEKGCF; encoded by the exons ATGCCCCCTATAACATCGCCGGATACCGTTAACGATTTCGCCAGTTATTCCGCTGCAATTGGGAATCACTCTAAGAACCAACACA TTCTGTCGCTTATGTTACGGGCACCACTGATTCCGTCTTGGATTTTTTGCTCCTCCACTTTTGTGCGCCTTGGCTGGGCTCATCTGTGTGTTAG TGTGTTCTGTGACAGCAACACAAGAGGTATCACCACAGCTTTTCCTGTTAAGCGCCTCTTCTGTAAG CTCCACTACCATATATATGGTTCTGAGCTCAAGTGTTTCTTTAGGCTCAAGTGTGGTTTTGAGCTCAGTTTCAACATATGCTCTCTTCACTACATCTCCAAGTTCAGTCCAAGAGTCAGGCTACATTATGAAAAAAGAAAG ATGAAAACTCAACAAACACCGGCAATTTATCCACCCATGTTAGCTTCGGGACTATTTAAGCAAG GAAACCCATTCGAGAAAGTGACTTTGAATCTGCTACAGAGAAAAGCCAGCAGTCGCCATTGtcatgaaagaaaagaaaagggatGCTTCTAA
- the LOC130711855 gene encoding uncharacterized protein LOC130711855 isoform X3 encodes MPPITSPDTVNDFASYSAAIGNHSKNQHILSLMLRAPLIPSWIFCSSTFVRLGWAHLCVSVFCDSNTRGITTAFPVKRLFCKLHYHIYGSELKCFFRLKCGFELSFNICSLHYISKFSPRVRLHYEKRKVLIPEMKTQQTPAIYPPMLASGLFKQAF; translated from the exons ATGCCCCCTATAACATCGCCGGATACCGTTAACGATTTCGCCAGTTATTCCGCTGCAATTGGGAATCACTCTAAGAACCAACACA TTCTGTCGCTTATGTTACGGGCACCACTGATTCCGTCTTGGATTTTTTGCTCCTCCACTTTTGTGCGCCTTGGCTGGGCTCATCTGTGTGTTAG TGTGTTCTGTGACAGCAACACAAGAGGTATCACCACAGCTTTTCCTGTTAAGCGCCTCTTCTGTAAG CTCCACTACCATATATATGGTTCTGAGCTCAAGTGTTTCTTTAGGCTCAAGTGTGGTTTTGAGCTCAGTTTCAACATATGCTCTCTTCACTACATCTCCAAGTTCAGTCCAAGAGTCAGGCTACATTATGAAAAAAGAAAGGTACTAATACCTGAG ATGAAAACTCAACAAACACCGGCAATTTATCCACCCATGTTAGCTTCGGGACTATTTAAGCAAG CATTTTGA